TTCGATCGCTGCGTGCGGATTCTCGACGATCTGGCCGAGGCCGACCAGGCGGTCGGCCGCCTCACCGCGGCGCCGCGCGGGCTGTTGCGCGTGACGGCCCCGGCCTCGTTCGGCGTGCCCTATCTCTCGCGGCTGCTGCCGGAATTCATGGCGCGCCATCCGGAGCTCTCGGTCGATCTCTCCTTCAACGACCGCTTCGTCGATCTGGTGGAGGAGGGCATCGATCTGGCGGTGCGCATCCGCACCGATCTCCCGGATTCGCAGTTGGTGGTCCGCCGCCTGGCGCCGGTCGAGCGCATCCTCTGCGCGTCACCGTCCTATCTCGCGCGGCGCGGGGAGCCCCGGCATCCGCGCGAGCTCGGCGCGCATGACTGCATCGTCTATACGCTCTCGACCACGCCCGGCGAATGGCGTTTCCAGGGACCCGACGGCCAGACCGCCGTGCCGATCAACGGGCGGTTTCGCTGCAACAATGGCCAGGCGATGCTGGCGGCGGCCGAGGCCGGGATCGGCATCGCCAACTCGCCGATCTTCTCGGTCGCGGCCGCTCTGCGCGCCGGTCGCGTCAGG
The nucleotide sequence above comes from Hypericibacter terrae. Encoded proteins:
- a CDS encoding LysR family transcriptional regulator, which gives rise to MDRLETLRVFRKVADRQSFSAAARELGLSNAGVSKHIARLEADLGARLIDRTTRRMSLTEAGRAYFDRCVRILDDLAEADQAVGRLTAAPRGLLRVTAPASFGVPYLSRLLPEFMARHPELSVDLSFNDRFVDLVEEGIDLAVRIRTDLPDSQLVVRRLAPVERILCASPSYLARRGEPRHPRELGAHDCIVYTLSTTPGEWRFQGPDGQTAVPINGRFRCNNGQAMLAAAEAGIGIANSPIFSVAAALRAGRVRRLLPDWQPPPHALYLVYPPGRHLSPKVRAFADFLAERFTPPVEWDAVS